A stretch of Lysinibacillus agricola DNA encodes these proteins:
- a CDS encoding helix-turn-helix domain-containing protein: MNEQKDRIKELRKILKLSQEEFGDSIGLTKSSISNVEKGVRNVTEQHIKLITSAFNINEHWLRTGEGEMFVKDETFSLDEKAKKFNLSELEIDIMSGYMELPTTTRNELIGLFGKIYSKHTETAATTIEDEIDAEVESYRKELEAEKKARTLLASQRRETS, translated from the coding sequence ATGAATGAACAAAAAGACCGTATTAAGGAATTACGCAAAATTCTCAAATTAAGTCAGGAAGAATTCGGAGATTCAATTGGACTTACAAAATCCAGTATTTCTAATGTTGAAAAAGGTGTTCGAAACGTTACCGAACAACATATAAAGCTTATTACATCCGCTTTCAACATTAACGAGCACTGGCTACGCACTGGTGAAGGTGAGATGTTTGTAAAGGATGAAACTTTCTCATTAGATGAAAAGGCAAAAAAATTCAATCTTTCGGAATTAGAGATTGATATTATGAGTGGCTATATGGAGTTACCTACTACCACACGTAATGAACTTATAGGGCTGTTTGGAAAGATATACAGTAAGCACACTGAAACAGCTGCTACTACCATTGAGGATGAGATCGATGCGGAAGTAGAAAGTTATCGCAAAGAGTTGGAAGCTGAGAAAAAAGCAAGAACACTATTAGCTTCACAAAGGCGCGAAACAAGTTAA
- a CDS encoding tyrosine-type recombinase/integrase: MASYEILEPTKKGEDRIKVTVEEGYDERGKRIRYTKTVRMKSLSDRAIKKAIKEYELEVATSNKNVSLDNITFEAFITDKWMELHVKKNLRIRTYQTYSNTVNNFIIPYFKNMKLNKIKTIHIEEFFAHEKAEGRKNFKGKYLILKSIFTKAVAWKMIHKDDDPMAAIKEPNDAKRNREKYYYTEEELINLFKILDKVKLKQKIAIKMAAVLGLRRSEILGIRHHCIDFKNNTILIDAQLHYDQEDKKFLLGPPKNGQARTVMVPSKFMDEIKEFAEEHRHLKERCGNAWEPALDENGEPIDLIYTNPYGYPNHLNSITNEWRKLLERNNFTYINFHGLRHSFASFMVAKNSNFKVIQEQLGHSDIRQTIQTYSHLTNEDKLKEVSKFDNIL, translated from the coding sequence ATGGCTAGCTACGAGATTTTGGAACCTACAAAAAAAGGAGAAGATCGTATAAAAGTCACTGTAGAAGAAGGATACGATGAAAGAGGCAAGCGAATTCGATATACGAAAACTGTTCGCATGAAAAGCTTGTCCGATCGCGCAATCAAAAAAGCGATTAAAGAATATGAATTAGAGGTAGCAACATCAAATAAAAACGTTAGTTTAGATAACATTACATTTGAGGCATTTATTACAGATAAATGGATGGAATTACATGTGAAGAAAAATTTACGTATACGCACATATCAAACTTATAGTAATACCGTAAACAATTTCATCATTCCTTATTTTAAAAATATGAAATTAAATAAGATTAAAACTATTCATATCGAGGAATTTTTTGCTCATGAGAAAGCTGAAGGTAGAAAAAATTTTAAGGGGAAATATCTCATACTAAAAAGCATTTTTACTAAAGCCGTCGCCTGGAAAATGATACACAAAGATGATGATCCGATGGCTGCTATTAAAGAGCCTAATGACGCTAAACGAAATCGTGAAAAATATTACTATACAGAAGAAGAACTAATCAACTTATTCAAAATATTAGATAAAGTAAAGTTGAAACAAAAAATAGCAATTAAAATGGCGGCTGTACTCGGACTAAGACGTTCTGAAATCTTAGGAATACGCCACCATTGTATAGACTTTAAAAATAATACGATTTTAATTGATGCTCAATTGCATTACGACCAAGAAGATAAAAAGTTTCTATTAGGACCTCCCAAAAACGGACAAGCTAGAACAGTTATGGTTCCATCTAAATTTATGGACGAAATCAAAGAATTTGCTGAAGAACACAGACACTTAAAAGAACGATGTGGTAATGCATGGGAACCGGCTCTAGATGAGAATGGTGAACCTATTGATTTAATATATACAAATCCTTATGGTTATCCAAATCATTTAAATAGCATTACAAACGAATGGAGGAAGTTGTTAGAACGTAATAATTTTACTTACATCAATTTTCATGGACTAAGACATTCATTTGCTAGTTTTATGGTTGCTAAAAACTCGAACTTTAAGGTGATTCAAGAGCAGCTTGGTCACTCGGACATTCGTCAAACAATTCAAACTTACAGTCACTTAACCAATGAAGATAAATTAAAAGAAGTTTCAAAATTTGATAATATTTTATAA
- a CDS encoding Maf family protein, with product MFKTNYKLVLASASPRRKELLAMLSLPFDITTSEVEETSVQATTMQDYVKGVALLKTRDVAKKAPNATIIGADTIVVYDDELLHKPKNREEAISHLLRLSGKHHAVMTAVAIIEPDGNETTFVEETTVVFHHLSRELIEAYVDSGDPFDKAGGYGIQTAGTLLVKRIEGDYNNVVGLPLAALFTQLVALNIIQFAKE from the coding sequence ATGTTTAAAACAAATTACAAGCTAGTGCTTGCTTCTGCTTCACCACGGCGAAAGGAATTGCTTGCTATGCTATCACTTCCATTCGACATAACAACTAGTGAAGTAGAAGAGACAAGCGTCCAGGCAACTACAATGCAAGATTATGTAAAAGGTGTAGCTCTATTAAAAACACGTGATGTGGCAAAAAAAGCTCCAAATGCAACGATTATTGGAGCGGATACTATTGTTGTTTATGATGATGAATTACTTCATAAACCAAAAAATCGTGAGGAGGCAATTTCTCACTTATTACGCTTATCAGGCAAGCATCATGCGGTCATGACAGCTGTAGCCATTATTGAGCCTGACGGTAATGAAACTACATTTGTCGAAGAGACAACTGTTGTCTTTCATCATTTATCACGGGAGCTTATCGAAGCATATGTAGATTCGGGAGATCCATTTGATAAAGCAGGTGGTTATGGCATTCAAACGGCTGGAACCCTTTTAGTGAAACGAATTGAAGGAGACTATAACAATGTTGTCGGCTTACCACTTGCAGCGTTGTTTACGCAATTGGTAGCACTCAATATTATCCAATTTGCGAAGGAGTGA
- a CDS encoding bifunctional folylpolyglutamate synthase/dihydrofolate synthase — protein sequence MIPNFNSYKEKWNVQSDDVIKPGLTAIEEALARVGNPENKLQVVHLAGTNGKGSTLTFLESIAKEHGLRVGKFMSPCILDVHDQIQVEGQAITEAEMNQVFQQILAAGLSGKLTDFELLTVAAFLHFVASNVDIALIEAGMGGLLDSTNVVTPIVSIIPSIALEHTNFLGGTIESIAHHKAGIMKPYRPVIIGDLPLEAKNIVYQEASKKHSAVLELNHQFYVEQENDGESYEYNDNGFRITKLTRTMKGAHQADNMALAITAFLEVATTIELQVSKEAIQKAVKNATILGRFEEILPFIILDGAHNPASAEKLIETIKHEFPGEQITFVIGILADKAVKEILHQFEQISDCFCFVDFNNPRAMAAQKMLELSNASRKAVLEDYVQFLQQQSESKSRTIVSGSLYLLTEVRSRFKNS from the coding sequence ATGATCCCAAATTTTAATAGCTATAAGGAAAAGTGGAATGTTCAGAGCGATGATGTTATTAAACCTGGCCTAACTGCGATTGAAGAAGCATTGGCACGAGTAGGTAACCCAGAGAATAAATTGCAAGTCGTGCATTTAGCAGGGACGAACGGTAAAGGCTCGACACTTACATTTCTAGAATCTATCGCCAAAGAACATGGCTTACGTGTTGGTAAATTTATGTCTCCTTGTATTTTGGACGTGCATGACCAAATTCAAGTAGAGGGTCAAGCTATTACAGAAGCGGAAATGAATCAAGTATTCCAACAAATACTTGCAGCTGGACTTAGTGGGAAACTAACAGATTTTGAACTATTAACTGTTGCAGCATTTTTACATTTTGTTGCTAGTAATGTAGATATTGCCCTTATTGAAGCAGGTATGGGGGGCTTACTTGATAGTACGAATGTAGTTACACCAATTGTATCAATCATACCGAGTATCGCATTAGAGCATACGAATTTTTTAGGAGGTACGATTGAAAGTATTGCCCACCATAAAGCCGGAATTATGAAGCCATATCGTCCAGTTATTATCGGTGATCTACCGTTAGAGGCAAAGAATATAGTCTATCAGGAAGCCTCAAAAAAACATTCAGCCGTTCTTGAGCTAAATCATCAATTTTATGTGGAGCAAGAGAATGATGGAGAGAGCTATGAGTATAATGACAATGGCTTCCGTATTACAAAGCTCACACGCACAATGAAGGGCGCACATCAGGCGGATAATATGGCGCTTGCTATTACAGCCTTTTTGGAAGTGGCGACCACGATAGAGTTACAAGTAAGTAAAGAGGCTATTCAAAAAGCTGTGAAAAACGCAACCATTTTAGGACGCTTTGAAGAAATTTTGCCTTTTATTATTTTAGATGGTGCTCATAATCCAGCGAGTGCTGAGAAATTAATAGAAACGATAAAGCATGAGTTCCCAGGAGAGCAGATTACTTTTGTAATTGGCATTCTTGCTGACAAGGCTGTCAAAGAGATTTTGCATCAATTTGAGCAGATAAGTGATTGTTTTTGTTTTGTTGATTTCAATAATCCTCGTGCGATGGCCGCTCAAAAAATGCTGGAGCTGTCTAACGCCTCTCGTAAAGCAGTTTTAGAAGATTATGTGCAATTTTTACAACAACAGTCAGAAAGTAAATCGAGGACTATTGTATCGGGATCGTTGTATTTATTAACGGAAGTACGTAGTAGATTCAAAAATAGTTAA
- a CDS encoding bifunctional folylpolyglutamate synthase/dihydrofolate synthase, whose amino-acid sequence MFKTMKECTDFIFTLKAVDHKRAPLVLMREVLALLDNPQDRLRAIHLAGSNGKGSTVNALREMLQHAGYKVGAFTSPHLERVNERMTINGAQISDAQFLRYMNKVAEIIETHYEGDFPSFFEVVTLIMFQYLADEEVDIALIETGLGGRLDATNVMTPLISIITTISLEHTAFLGDTLAKVAFEKAGIIKENVPVVVGVKSEEALTVIQEVANERHAPCFVLGKDFTVENIIQGTNIQHFNYQKANMEMVTVPLKMAGPHQINNASLAITAIQTLRENGTINISDESIRQALANAQWAGRFEQLPNNIVLDGAHNSEGAAALVQTLKTVYPHQNYRFIYAALSDKDHANSIALMDSIATSIAFTQIELPNAMPADKLAALSTNTNKAYNANWREMVQSMLHQRNDGDIIVITGSLYFIAEIRQWLQGEQR is encoded by the coding sequence TTGTTTAAAACGATGAAAGAATGTACAGATTTTATTTTTACGTTAAAGGCAGTTGATCATAAACGTGCACCGCTCGTATTGATGCGAGAGGTACTAGCACTTCTAGATAACCCACAGGACAGGCTACGCGCTATTCATTTAGCAGGCTCAAATGGAAAGGGTTCAACAGTGAATGCGCTAAGAGAAATGTTACAACATGCTGGCTACAAAGTTGGCGCTTTTACTTCACCTCATTTAGAGCGTGTTAATGAACGAATGACTATTAATGGAGCTCAAATTTCTGATGCACAATTTTTACGTTATATGAACAAAGTTGCTGAGATTATTGAGACACATTATGAAGGTGATTTTCCAAGCTTTTTTGAAGTCGTCACACTTATTATGTTCCAATATTTGGCGGATGAAGAAGTGGATATTGCGCTGATTGAAACAGGACTTGGTGGACGTTTAGACGCTACGAATGTTATGACGCCACTTATTTCAATTATTACAACGATTTCACTAGAACATACAGCGTTTTTAGGAGACACTTTAGCAAAGGTAGCATTTGAGAAGGCGGGAATTATTAAGGAAAATGTACCCGTTGTAGTAGGTGTTAAAAGTGAAGAGGCACTCACGGTTATCCAGGAGGTAGCAAATGAACGCCATGCTCCCTGCTTTGTTTTAGGGAAGGATTTTACGGTTGAAAACATTATACAAGGTACTAATATACAGCACTTTAATTACCAAAAAGCAAATATGGAGATGGTAACTGTCCCATTAAAAATGGCTGGGCCACATCAAATAAATAATGCAAGTCTAGCGATTACGGCTATCCAAACATTAAGAGAGAATGGAACAATTAACATTTCAGATGAGTCAATTCGTCAAGCACTGGCAAATGCTCAGTGGGCAGGCCGTTTTGAGCAATTACCTAACAATATAGTATTAGATGGAGCGCATAATTCTGAAGGAGCTGCTGCACTTGTTCAAACACTTAAAACGGTATATCCGCACCAAAACTATCGATTTATATATGCCGCATTATCAGATAAAGATCATGCGAATAGTATTGCTTTAATGGATAGTATTGCTACATCAATAGCATTTACACAAATTGAGCTACCGAATGCTATGCCTGCTGACAAATTAGCTGCATTATCTACAAATACGAATAAAGCGTATAATGCGAATTGGCGTGAAATGGTTCAATCAATGCTACATCAAAGGAATGATGGGGATATTATAGTCATTACAGGCTCGTTGTATTTTATAGCTGAAATACGACAATGGCTACAGGGGGAACAACGATGA
- a CDS encoding valine--tRNA ligase codes for MTENISMPTKYDPLSIEAGRYEWWLQGKFFEAQPTSEKEPYSIVIPPPNVTGRLHLGHAWDTTLQDILTRMKRMQGYDALWLPGMDHAGIATQAKVEAKLREDNITRYDLGREKFLEKTWEWKEEYAGHIRDQWAKLGLGLDYSRERFTLDKGLSDAVKTVFVQLYEKGLIYRGERIINWDPAAKTALSDIEVIYKDVQGAFYHMKYPLADGSGHVEVATTRPETMLGDSGVAVHPKDERYQHLIGKTVILPIVGREIPIVADEYVDMEFGTGVVKMTPAHDPNDFEVGNRHNLERILVMNEDGTMNELAGKYNGMDRFECRKQIVADLQDAGVLIRIEEHTHSVGHSERSGAVVEPYLSAQWFVKMQPLADASLTLQKDEEGKANFVPSRFENTYSRWMENIRDWCISRQLWWGHQIPAWYHNETGEIYVGKEAPADVENWTQDEDVLDTWFSSALWPFSTMGWPDETNEEYKRYYPTSTLVTGYDIIFFWVSRMIFQGLEFTGKRPFKDVLIHGLVRDGEGRKMSKSLGNGVDPMDVIDKYGADSLRYFLATGSSPGQDLRYTTEKVEAVWNFANKIWNASRFALMNMEGMTYDEIDLTGEKSVADKWILTRLNETIERVTSLAERYEFGEVGRELYNFIWDDFCSWYIEMAKLPLYGDDEAAKKTTRSILAYVLDQTMRLLHPFMPFITEEIWQHLPHEGESITVAAWPTVREELHFAEEADNMKLLMDIIRSVRNIRAEVNTPMSKKVPLYISAKDAATVSVLEANKAYLEKFCNPESLTIGEGLEAPGQSMTAVVTGAELFLPLVGLINLEEEIARLEKELEKWAKEVKLVTGKLSNEKFVSKAPEALVNAEREKLADYESKHAVVLKRLEELKNM; via the coding sequence ATGACAGAAAACATCTCAATGCCGACAAAATATGATCCGCTATCAATAGAAGCGGGTCGTTATGAATGGTGGTTGCAAGGAAAATTTTTCGAGGCACAGCCTACAAGTGAAAAGGAACCTTATTCAATCGTTATTCCACCACCGAATGTAACAGGTAGACTACATCTTGGTCATGCTTGGGATACAACATTACAAGATATTTTAACTCGTATGAAGCGCATGCAAGGTTATGATGCACTTTGGTTACCAGGAATGGACCATGCAGGTATTGCGACACAAGCAAAAGTAGAGGCCAAACTGCGTGAAGATAATATTACACGTTATGATTTAGGTCGTGAAAAATTCCTCGAAAAAACATGGGAATGGAAAGAAGAGTACGCTGGCCATATTCGTGATCAATGGGCGAAGCTTGGTCTTGGATTAGATTATTCTCGTGAGCGTTTCACACTTGATAAAGGTCTTTCCGATGCAGTTAAAACTGTTTTCGTTCAATTATATGAAAAGGGCTTAATCTATCGTGGTGAACGCATTATTAACTGGGACCCTGCTGCAAAAACAGCATTATCAGATATTGAAGTTATTTATAAAGATGTTCAAGGTGCATTCTATCACATGAAATACCCATTAGCTGATGGCTCAGGACATGTGGAAGTAGCTACAACACGTCCTGAAACAATGCTAGGTGACTCTGGGGTAGCCGTTCACCCGAAAGATGAGCGTTATCAACACTTAATCGGTAAAACAGTTATTTTACCAATCGTAGGTCGTGAAATTCCTATCGTAGCAGACGAGTACGTAGATATGGAATTTGGTACTGGGGTTGTAAAAATGACACCAGCACACGATCCGAACGACTTTGAAGTTGGTAACCGCCACAACCTAGAACGCATTCTTGTCATGAATGAAGATGGTACAATGAACGAGCTTGCTGGCAAGTATAACGGTATGGATCGCTTTGAATGCCGTAAACAAATTGTAGCTGATTTACAAGACGCAGGCGTGCTTATCCGTATTGAAGAACATACACATTCAGTAGGTCACTCTGAACGTTCTGGTGCTGTTGTAGAGCCATATCTTTCAGCACAATGGTTCGTAAAAATGCAACCACTCGCTGATGCTTCACTTACACTTCAAAAAGATGAAGAAGGAAAAGCAAACTTTGTACCATCGCGTTTTGAAAACACATATTCTCGCTGGATGGAAAATATCCGTGACTGGTGTATCTCTCGCCAATTATGGTGGGGTCATCAAATCCCAGCTTGGTATCACAATGAAACAGGTGAAATTTACGTAGGAAAAGAAGCACCAGCAGATGTAGAAAATTGGACGCAAGATGAAGACGTATTAGATACATGGTTCTCGTCAGCACTATGGCCATTTTCAACAATGGGTTGGCCAGATGAGACAAATGAAGAATATAAACGTTACTACCCAACAAGCACACTTGTAACTGGCTATGATATTATTTTCTTCTGGGTATCTCGAATGATTTTCCAAGGTCTTGAATTTACAGGTAAGCGCCCATTCAAAGATGTTTTAATTCACGGTTTAGTACGTGATGGTGAAGGACGCAAGATGAGTAAATCACTTGGCAATGGTGTAGACCCTATGGACGTTATTGATAAGTATGGTGCCGATTCATTACGTTATTTCTTAGCTACTGGATCATCACCAGGTCAAGATTTACGTTATACAACTGAAAAAGTAGAAGCAGTATGGAACTTTGCTAATAAGATTTGGAATGCCTCTCGTTTTGCTTTAATGAACATGGAAGGTATGACATATGATGAAATCGACTTAACTGGTGAAAAATCAGTTGCCGATAAATGGATTCTAACTCGCTTAAATGAAACAATTGAGCGTGTAACATCTCTTGCAGAGCGCTACGAATTTGGCGAAGTTGGCCGCGAGCTTTATAACTTCATTTGGGATGATTTCTGCTCTTGGTATATTGAAATGGCGAAATTACCGTTATATGGTGATGATGAAGCAGCTAAGAAAACGACTCGTTCTATTTTAGCTTACGTTTTAGATCAAACGATGCGTCTATTACATCCATTCATGCCATTCATTACGGAAGAAATCTGGCAGCACTTACCTCATGAAGGTGAATCAATCACAGTGGCTGCGTGGCCGACTGTACGTGAGGAGCTTCATTTTGCAGAGGAAGCAGACAACATGAAGCTCCTAATGGATATTATACGTTCAGTACGTAATATTCGTGCGGAAGTTAATACACCAATGAGCAAAAAAGTGCCGTTATATATTTCAGCGAAGGATGCCGCAACGGTTTCAGTACTTGAAGCAAATAAAGCATATTTAGAAAAATTCTGTAATCCAGAGTCGCTAACAATTGGAGAAGGCTTAGAGGCTCCTGGTCAGTCAATGACAGCAGTAGTAACTGGCGCTGAGCTATTCCTACCGCTAGTTGGACTTATTAACCTAGAAGAAGAAATTGCTCGTCTTGAAAAAGAATTAGAAAAATGGGCAAAAGAAGTGAAGCTTGTTACTGGTAAGCTATCGAATGAGAAATTCGTATCCAAAGCGCCAGAAGCATTAGTGAATGCAGAGCGTGAAAAATTAGCCGATTACGAAAGTAAACATGCGGTTGTATTAAAACGTTTAGAAGAACTGAAAAATATGTAA
- a CDS encoding CoxG family protein codes for MATGTHMVEVPVGIENVWDFVSDMEKWAKLVPGYNAHEMIDEKHSNWTFKGNVGVLKKTVQVEITILEWAAPTKVTFELKGLSDNFSGNGYFLAESIDAENTKMTGFLEVTAGGLAGPVLNPIFKPIVPKATRMLTDRVANKIKLVNV; via the coding sequence ATGGCAACTGGCACACATATGGTCGAAGTACCCGTAGGAATTGAAAATGTATGGGATTTCGTTAGCGATATGGAAAAATGGGCAAAGCTTGTCCCAGGTTATAATGCACATGAAATGATTGATGAAAAACATTCAAATTGGACGTTTAAAGGCAATGTTGGTGTACTGAAAAAAACAGTACAAGTAGAGATTACTATTTTAGAATGGGCAGCGCCTACAAAAGTAACATTCGAATTAAAAGGACTTTCTGACAACTTTTCAGGAAACGGTTATTTCCTTGCAGAAAGTATTGATGCAGAAAATACAAAAATGACAGGCTTCTTAGAAGTAACAGCAGGAGGATTAGCTGGTCCTGTTTTAAATCCAATCTTTAAGCCAATCGTACCAAAAGCAACACGAATGTTAACAGATCGTGTAGCAAATAAAATTAAATTGGTGAATGTATAA
- a CDS encoding phage integrase SAM-like domain-containing protein, translated as MNAEDVTHVHLRDYLMQCQKRGNKPNTINSIILRIRAFYNYLVDEQIVKESITKKVKLQKTDVKIDVFTDEQIYQMLAYYRSMRKRDL; from the coding sequence ATCAACGCTGAGGACGTAACTCATGTACATTTGCGTGATTATCTTATGCAATGCCAAAAGAGAGGTAATAAACCTAATACAATCAACTCAATCATTTTGCGTATAAGAGCCTTCTACAATTATTTAGTCGATGAACAAATAGTAAAAGAAAGCATCACTAAAAAAGTTAAATTGCAAAAAACAGACGTTAAAATTGATGTTTTTACGGATGAACAGATTTATCAAATGCTTGCATATTATCGCAGTATGCGGAAGAGAGACTTGTGA
- the hemL gene encoding glutamate-1-semialdehyde 2,1-aminomutase, whose protein sequence is MARSYEKSKQAYAEAINLMPGGVSSPVRAFKSVNMDPIFMESGHGAIIKDIDGNEYIDYVLSWGPLILGHTHPEVVQAIAETAAKGSSFGAPSFTENRLAKLVLDRLPGMEMIRFVSSGTEATMSALRVARGVTGRDKILKFEGSYHGHGDSLLIKAGSGVATLGLPDSPGVPADIARNTLTVAYNDLEGAKLIFEKFGSELAAVIVEPVAGNMGVVPPQPGFLQGLRELTKEHGSLLIFDEVMTGFRVDYGCAQGYFDVTPDMTTLGKVIGGGLPVGAFAGKKEIMEQVAPAGPIYQAGTLSGNPLAMTAGYETLSRLDNSSYEYFKKLGDQLEAGFREAATKYNIPHTVNRAGSMIGFFFTNEDVIDFATAKTSDLQLFAEYFRLMAEEGIFLPPSQFEGLFISTAHTEEHIAKTVDAFHKVFAQLAR, encoded by the coding sequence ATGGCGCGTTCTTACGAAAAATCAAAACAAGCATATGCTGAAGCAATTAACTTAATGCCAGGTGGTGTAAGTAGCCCAGTACGTGCGTTCAAATCCGTAAATATGGATCCAATTTTCATGGAGTCTGGTCATGGTGCTATTATTAAAGACATCGATGGCAATGAATATATTGATTATGTATTATCATGGGGACCTCTTATTTTAGGTCATACGCATCCAGAAGTTGTACAAGCAATTGCAGAAACAGCAGCGAAAGGCTCTTCATTTGGAGCACCAAGCTTCACAGAAAATCGATTGGCCAAATTAGTATTAGATCGACTGCCTGGAATGGAAATGATTCGCTTCGTGTCTTCTGGGACAGAGGCTACGATGTCTGCTTTACGCGTAGCTCGTGGTGTTACAGGGCGCGATAAAATTTTAAAATTTGAGGGCTCTTATCATGGTCATGGAGATTCCTTGCTCATTAAGGCTGGCTCTGGGGTAGCTACATTAGGCTTACCTGACAGTCCTGGTGTCCCAGCGGATATTGCACGTAATACGTTAACAGTAGCGTACAATGACTTAGAAGGGGCAAAACTAATTTTCGAAAAATTTGGTTCAGAGCTTGCGGCAGTAATTGTTGAGCCAGTTGCAGGAAATATGGGCGTTGTACCTCCACAACCAGGCTTTCTACAAGGCTTACGTGAATTAACAAAGGAACATGGATCTTTGTTGATTTTTGATGAAGTTATGACAGGCTTCCGTGTTGACTATGGCTGTGCACAAGGTTATTTTGATGTAACACCAGATATGACAACATTAGGAAAAGTAATTGGCGGTGGACTTCCTGTTGGTGCATTTGCAGGGAAAAAGGAAATTATGGAGCAGGTAGCACCAGCTGGTCCAATCTATCAAGCTGGAACATTGTCAGGGAATCCATTAGCAATGACAGCAGGCTATGAAACATTATCTCGCTTAGATAATAGCTCTTATGAATACTTCAAAAAGCTAGGAGATCAATTAGAGGCTGGTTTCCGTGAAGCAGCAACGAAATACAATATTCCACATACTGTGAATCGTGCTGGTTCAATGATAGGTTTCTTCTTTACGAACGAAGATGTTATTGATTTTGCTACAGCAAAAACGTCTGATTTACAATTATTCGCTGAATACTTCCGTCTAATGGCAGAAGAAGGTATTTTCTTACCGCCATCTCAATTTGAAGGTTTATTTATTTCTACTGCACATACGGAGGAACATATCGCAAAAACGGTTGATGCCTTCCATAAAGTATTTGCACAATTAGCAAGATAA
- the hemB gene encoding porphobilinogen synthase — protein sequence MTKLQFQRHRRLRANAALRSMVKETYLHKEDLIYPIFVIEGENIKNEVPSMPGVFQFSLDKLEAEIDEVVTLGIPAVILFGLPAEKDAVGTGAFHDHGIVQEATRLIKSRYPELLVIADTCLCEFTDHGHCGLIEGDQILNDPSLDVLARTAVSQAKAGADIIAPSNMMDGFVAAIRAGLDEAGFENVPIMSYAVKYASSYYGPFRDAADGAPQFGDRKSYQMDPSNRIEAFREAESDIAEGADFLIVKPALSYLDIIRDVKNNYTLPIVAYNVSGEYAMIKAAAINGWIEEKKVVLETLLGMKRAGSDLIITYHAKDVAHWLEEK from the coding sequence ATGACAAAATTACAATTTCAAAGACATCGTCGTTTGCGTGCAAATGCTGCATTACGATCAATGGTAAAAGAAACATACTTGCACAAAGAGGACTTAATTTATCCAATTTTCGTTATTGAAGGCGAAAATATTAAAAACGAAGTACCTTCTATGCCAGGAGTTTTTCAATTTTCATTAGATAAACTTGAAGCTGAGATTGACGAAGTTGTTACTTTAGGTATACCTGCAGTTATTTTGTTTGGCTTACCTGCAGAAAAAGATGCAGTCGGAACTGGTGCATTCCATGATCATGGTATTGTGCAAGAAGCAACACGACTAATTAAATCTCGCTACCCAGAGCTATTAGTCATTGCAGATACATGCTTATGTGAATTTACAGATCATGGTCATTGCGGCTTAATTGAAGGTGATCAAATTTTAAACGATCCTTCATTAGATGTTTTAGCACGTACAGCAGTATCACAAGCAAAAGCTGGAGCAGACATCATTGCTCCATCTAATATGATGGATGGTTTTGTTGCTGCAATTCGCGCAGGCTTAGACGAAGCAGGCTTTGAAAATGTACCGATTATGTCATATGCCGTAAAGTATGCTTCTAGCTACTACGGGCCATTCCGTGATGCAGCTGATGGTGCGCCTCAATTTGGTGATCGTAAATCTTACCAAATGGATCCTTCGAATCGTATAGAGGCATTCCGCGAAGCAGAGTCAGATATTGCAGAAGGTGCAGATTTCTTAATTGTTAAGCCAGCTCTAAGTTATTTAGATATTATTCGTGATGTGAAAAATAACTATACATTACCGATTGTTGCGTACAACGTTTCTGGTGAATATGCAATGATCAAAGCAGCAGCTATTAATGGCTGGATTGAAGAGAAAAAAGTAGTGCTTGAAACATTACTTGGCATGAAACGTGCAGGCTCTGATTTAATCATTACGTATCATGCTAAAGATGTTGCACACTGGTTGGAGGAGAAATAA